One genomic window of Arachis stenosperma cultivar V10309 chromosome 10, arast.V10309.gnm1.PFL2, whole genome shotgun sequence includes the following:
- the LOC130956059 gene encoding glycine-rich RNA-binding protein 3, mitochondrial-like → MAFLSRAGNILRQVTSRKISSDLCEIPSVFPSARCMSNAPSTKLFIGGVSYSTDEQSLREVFGKYGDVVDARIIVDRDSGRSRGFGFITYSSVEEASSAIQALDGQDLHGRRVKVNFASERPRGFQGGGFGGSFDNAPYGAGAGSGYQGGYGNSPYGASSGGGGSYGGAYGANVAGGYGNGSSGYGGDSYGSSGNTYSSESSRGYGGGNDIGTYGNAAASGGGYGGYVPASGFDRSNNYNTSAGFPNSDNYAKATGGGGNSFPSSQYNGSAMAGYGSGGVGSGSSFASGYGATGHGSTNECNSDQGTTVDDFGGSMD, encoded by the exons ATGGCTTTCCTCAGTAGAGCTGGAAATATACTAAGGCAAGTGACAAGTAGGAAGATCAGTTCGGATTTATGTGAAATCCCGTCTGTTTTCCCGTCTGCACGGTGCATGTCAAATGCTCCAAGTACAAAGCTGTTTATAGGAG GTGTTTCGTATTCCACTGATGAGCAAAGTTTGAGGGAGGTTTTTGGGAAATATGGTGATGTTGTTGATG CAAGGATAATTGTGGACCGTGATTCTGGCAGATCCAGAGGATTTGGGTTTATTACTTACAGTTCGGTTGAGGAGGCGTCAAGTGCCATTCAGGCCTTAGATGGGCAG GATCTACATGGTCGCCGAGTTAAGGTAAATTTTGCAAGCGAAAGACCTCGTGGATTTCAAGGTGGTGGTTTCGGTGGCTCTTTTGACAATGCTCCCTATGGTGCTGGAGCTGGTTCTGGATACCAAGGTGGTTATGGTAACTCTCCATATGGTGCCAGTTCAGGTGGTGGTGGCAGCTATGGTGGTGCATATGGTGCCAATGTTGCTGGAGGTTATGGTAACGGAAGCAGTGGATATGGCGGAGACAGCTATGGATCAAGTGGAAACACTTACAGCAGTGAGAGTAGCCGAGGTTATGGTGGAGGAAACGATATTGGTACTTATGGTAATGCTGCTGCTAGTGGTGGAGGCTATGGTGGCTATGTCCCGGCTTCTGGATTTGACAGGAGCAATAATTACAACACTTCTGCTGGATTTCCTAACAGTGATAACTATGCCAAGGCTACTGGTGGTGGTGGAAACAGTTTCCCCAGTAGTCAATACAATGGAAGTGCCATGGCCGGGTATGGCAGTGGTGGTGTGGGTTCTGGCAGCAGTTTTGCCAGTGGATATGGAGCAACGGGACATGGTAGCACTAATGAATGCAATAGCGATCAAGGAACTACTGTGGATGATTTTGGAGGCTCCATGGACTAA
- the LOC130957992 gene encoding uncharacterized protein LOC130957992 has translation MDFWFVAAAAGAGYLAKYWNSISKNGNDLCRLLSEDSYLKNPESQSCTFPFAKLARRDRFGKDVFMDRRASDVNSLDQFFTTEVASDRGLDGEKLTCDRNLLSISNLHVLFSPNGHFKDVEDGNEETLNFGENHGFLLPDSSAEGVGVPNAFRNKTSLRAKLLSGKITRPLNSTESCFMAQLYKEHEEMEKYVVCSPSSPYRYTRPFLVSDGSRIISRGNDISFSPSFGSKEYKLHEEACQVKDENVYGVPSLQEVGSLDDAKKIKFNAAGERNQRLSSSNNAFREKYIHTQHDAIFLFSLGVSFGILTSVMANKREMEELRELVNQTDNLIQDLQEELEMKDSMTVKELHNENYGSRDTFDHSCYRKELTGLSPGKRNSPRMECGESCAQMEEDGLESMSKIEAELEAELERLGMEMNASSLESKMSELVELDPNFVADLAQGELRADLFKEKEFVHTKSDDDAGDITPLPGEYAVSPHELTLRLHEVAESRLEERVKELEIALENSQRTVRFMELEHEGSSKRAQSSSNGGNMLTYEACDPMVQPLILNLSGEALDAYNEAYEELINIGDCEENSPIDIHHNDHEEGSPSHDLLASGFQHCDANDSGNCSAIDDGKLAILEEQNSSIYDLDVTEDESCSFDELETQLIRQIVERTKKGSSVFEDAQKTLYCMDEDEY, from the exons ATGGACTTTTGGTTTGTTGCGGCTGCTGCTGGAGCTGGCTATCTAGCTAAATATTGGAATAGCATATCAAAGAATGGTAATGATTTGTGTCGATTGTTGTCAGAGGATTCGTATCTTAAGAATCCTGAGTCCCAAAGCTGTACTTTTCCTTTTGCTAAATTAGCTCGAAGAGATAGATTTGGCAAAGATGTTTTTATGGATAGAAGGGCCTCAGATGTGAACTCGTTGGATCAGTTTTTTACAACGGAAGTAGCTTCTGACAGAGGGCTTGATGGTGAAAAACTAACCTGTGATCGGAATTTGCTATCAATATCCAACTTGCATGTTTTGTTTTCACCAAATGGTCACTTTAAGGATGTTGAAGATGGAAATGAAGAAACCTTAAATTTTGGCGAAAATCATGGTTTCTTGCTTCCTGATTCTTCTGCTGAAGGGGTGGGCGTCCCTAATGCTTTCAGAAATAAAACCTCACTTAGGGCAAAACTTTTATCTGGGAAAATTACTAGACCTTTGAATTCCACAGAGAGTTGTTTCATGGCTCAGCTATACAAAGAACACGAAGAAATGGAAAAGTATGTTGTATGTTCTCCTTCATCACCATATAGATACACACGGCCGTTTCTTGTAAGTGATGGAAGCCGAATAATTAGCAGAGGGAATGATATTTCTTTCAGTCCATCATTTGGAAGCAAGGAATACAAGCTGCATGAAGAAGCTTGCCAAGTAAAAGATGAAAATGTTTATGGGGTCCCCTCCTTACAAGAagttggatctttggatgaTGCCAAGAAGATAAAATTTAATGCAGCTGGTGAGCGAAATCAAAGATTGAGCTCATCCAACAATGCATTCAGGGAAAAATACATCCATACACAACATG ATGCAATATTTCTCTTCAGTCTTGGGGTTTCTTTTGGGATCCTAACCTCTGTCATGGCAAATAAACGAGAAATGGAAGAGTTAAGAGAATTGGTGAATCAGACAGATAACTTGATTCAAGACCTACAAGAAGAACTTGAGATGAAAGATTCAATGACCGTGAAGGAGTTGCATAATGAAAATTACGGTTCGCgagatacttttgatcattcgTGCTACAGAAAGGAGCTGACTGGATTATCCCCTGGAAAGCGTAACTCTCCAAGAATGGAGTGTGGAGAATCATGTGCTCAGATGGAAGAAGATGGTTTAGAATCCATGAGCAAAATTGAAGCTGAGCTCGAAGCTGAACTTGAGAGGTTGGGGATGGAAATGAATGCATCTAGTCTAGAAAGTAAAATGTCTGAACTTGTTGAG CTTGACCCCAATTTCGTAGCAGATTTGGCTCAAGGTGAGTTGCGAGCTGACTTGTTCAAGGAGAAAGAATTTGTCCACACAAAGTCAGACGATGATGCCGGTGATATTACACCTCTTCCTGGGGAGTATGCAGTTTCACCTCATGAACTGACTCTGCGCTTACACGAAGTTGCAGAATCTCGGCTTGAGGAACGAGTTAAGGAGCTTGAGATTGCCCTCGAAAATAGCCAGAGGACAGTGCGGTTTATGGAATTAGAGCATGAGGGTTCTTCAAAAAGAGCACAGTCATCCTCTAATGGAGGAAACATGCTGACTTATGAAGCCTGTGACCCTATGGTCCAGCCCCTAATTCTCAATTTATCAGGTGAAGCTCTGGATGCTTACAATGAAGCGTATGAGGAACTGATAAATATAGGTGATTGTGAAGAAAATTCACCAATAGACATCCATCATAATGACCACGAAGAAGGTTCGCCTTCACATGATTTACTCGCATCAGGGTTTCAACACTGTGATGCAAATGATTCTGGAAATTGTTCTGCCATTGACGATGGCAAGCTTGCAATACTGGAAGAACAAAACTCTAGTATTTATGACTTAGATGTCACTGAAGATGAAAGTTGTAGTTTTGATGAGTTGGAAACACAATTGATAAGGCAAATAGTTGAAAGGACCAAGAAaggttcttctgtttttgaagATGCACAAAAGACTTTGTATTGTATGGATGAAGATGAATATTGA